Sequence from the Amycolatopsis sp. NBC_00345 genome:
AAGACGCTGCTGGGGGAGAAGTACCTGGCGCTCGTGCCGAAGGGCGGCGGCACCCAGGACCCGGACGCCACCATCCCGGTCAACCGCACCCGCACGCCGTTCGAGCTGCAGGACGCGTTCAACCAGCTGTCCACGACCGTCGGCGACATCGACACGAAGCAGCTCGCGGACAGCTTCACCGCGTTGTCCGACTCGCTCAAGGACAGCCCGCAGTACCTCAAGGACACGCTTTCCGGCCTTTCGTCGTTGTCCCAGACGGTGTCCTCTCGCGACGCGGACCTGCACACGCTGCTGGCCAACACGGGCGCGGTGTCCAAGACGCTGTCCGACCGCAACGCCCAGCTGCAGCAGGTGATCAGCGACGGCAACCTGCTGCTGGGCGAGCTGCAGCGGCGCCGTGAGCAGATCAGCACGCTGCTCACCGGGACGCAGCAGATTTCGCAGCAGCTGTCCGGGCTCGTCGAGGACAACCGCACGCAGCTCAAGCCCACGCTGGACGCGCTGGGGAAGGTGACCGATGTGCTGCAGCGCAACCAGGGCAACCTCGACCGCGGGCTGGCGCTGATGGCGCCGTTCGCGCGGGTCGGCGCGAACGCCACAGGCAACGGCCGCTGGTTCGAGGGCTACCTGTGCGGCCTGCTGCCGCCGACGATCACCGCGGCCGGGCTGTCCATCAACCCCGAGGGCTGCACCCCGCCGATCGCGGCGCCGAACCAGGGGGTGGGGGGACGATGACCACCGCCGACGTACTTCTTCCCGCGGAGGCGGCATGACGCTGCAGACCCGTAACGGCCGTAATCTGGTGACCTGGCTGGCTTTCGGCTGTGTGGCAGCACTTCTGCTCACCGCCGGGCTGTGGCTGGTGCTGCGGGACACCGGCGGCACGAAGCTTTCGGCGTACTTCGGCAAGACCGTCGGGCTGTACTCCGGATCGTCGGTGCGTGTGCTGGGCGTCCCGGTCGGCCAGGTCACCGACGTGACACCGGCGGGCGACGCGGTCCGGGTCGACATGCGGGTGGACGGCGACGTGCCGATCCCCGCGGCCGTCGGCGCCGTGGTGGTCGCGCCCAGCCTGGTCAGCGACCGTTACGTGCAGCTGACCCCGTCGTACGACAGCGGCCCGACGCTGGCGAGCGGGACCGTGCTGGCGAGGGACAAGACCGCGACGCCGGTCGAGCTGGACGACCTGTACGCGAGCCTGGACAAGCTGTCCACCGCGCTCGGCCCGGACGGGGCGAACAAGAACGGCGCCCTGTCCGACGTGCTGGACACGGCGGCCGCGAACCTCAAGGGCAACGGCGCGAACCTCAACTCGACCGTCGGACGGCTGGCCGACCTGGCCGGCACGCTGAACGACTCGAAGGACGACCTGTTCTCCACCGTGCAGAACCTGGACTCGTTCACCTCGGCGCTCGCGCAGAGCGACAGCCAGCTCAACGAGTTCTACCAGCGCGTGGCCGACGTGAGCGGGTTCCTCGCCGACGATTCCAGCGAGGTCGGGAAGGCGCTGTCCTCCTTGGCTTCCTCGCTCGGTGACGTGCAGCAGTTCGTGGCCGACAACAAGTCCGGCCTGGAGTCCAATGTGGGCAAACTGGCGTCGCTGACCAAGGTGCTGGTGGACCAGCGGGCCGCGCTCGCCGAGGTGCTCGACATCGCGCCCACCGGCGCGACGAACTTCATCAACTCCTACGACGCGGCCTCGGGCACCATCGCGGTGCGCGACAACCTCAACGAGATCACCAACCCGCCGATCCTCACCGTCTGCCGGCTGATCAGCGCGGGCACGCCGAAACAGGTGCCGGACGCGCTCGGCAACATCTGCAAGCAGCTCGCGCCGGTGCTCGACGGCGCGCTGAAGCTGCCGACCGTGCCGCAGGTGCTGAACTCGCTGCAGAACGGGCAGCTGCCGCCGTTGCCCCTGCCGCTGACCGACGTGCTGACGCAGCTTTCCGGCGGTGGCAAGTGAAGCGCGTGAAGCAGCGGCTGGCCGGCGTGCTCGCGGGGGTGCTCGTGCTCGCCGGCTGCAGCGACGGCGGCTTCTCCGGGCTGTACTCCACGCCGCTGCCGGGCGGGCCCGACCTCGGCGACCACCCGTACCACGTCACGGCGCTGTTCACCGACGTGCTCGACCTGGTGCCGCAGTCGAGCGTGAAGGTCAACGACGTCGCCGTCGGCCGCGTCGACCGCATCACGCTCACGCCGGACACGAAGGCCGCGCTCGTCGCGATGACTGTGAACGGCGACATTTCGTTGCCCGCCAACGCACACGCGGAGCTACGGCAATCGAGCCTGCTGGGCGAGAAGTTCGTGGAGCTGAGCGAGCCGAGCGCGGAGAAGCCGGCCGGGCACCTCGCCGACGGCGCGCAGATCCCGCTCGGGCGCACCAACCGCAACCCCGAGATCGAGGAGGTACTGGGCGCGCTTTCGCTGCTGCTCAACGGCGGCGGCGTCGACCAGATCCAGAACATCAGCCACGAGCTGAACGACGCGCTGGCGGGCAACGAGCCGCAGATGCGCGCGCTGCTGTCCCGGGTGGACGATCTCGCGACCCAGCTCGACGGGCACAAGGCCGAGATCCTGCGCGCGATCGACGGGCTCGGCAAGCTGTCGCACACCCTCACCGGGCAGACGCAGAACCTCACCACGGCGCTGGACAACCTGGCGCCAGGGCTGAAGATCCTGGCCGATCAGCGCGACCAGCTGGTGGGCATGCTGAACGCGTTGAACAAGCTGTCCGGCGTCGCGGTGGACACCGTGAACCGCAGCCGCGACCAGCTCGTCGCGAACCTCAAGGCGCTGGAGCCGACGCTGCAGAAGCTCGGCGAGGCGGGCAAGAACCTGCCGACGGCGTTGCAGATCCTGCTCACCTACCCGTTCCCGGACTACGCGGGCAACACGATCAAGGGCGACTACGCGAACGTCGACGCGACCATCGACCTCGACCTGGACAAGCTGGTGCAGAACTTCACCAACTCGTCGCAGCCGCCGATCCAGCTGCCGTCGCTCGGCCTCGGCACGGGCACCGGGACCGGCCCGGACTCATCGTCGCCGCTGCCGTTGCCGACCACCGCGCCGACCGGCAAGAACCAGGGCGGCGTCCTCGGCGGCCTGCTGGGCACGCTGCTCGGGGGTGGGGCCGGATGACCAGCCGGAAGACGCGGATCCAGCTCATCGTTTTTGTCGTGATCGCACTGGTTTCGGTGGCGTACGCGGGCGGGCACTACGCGGGCCTCGACCGGTTCTTCGGCTCGCGGGGCTACCAGGTGACCGTGCAGCTCGCCGACTCCGGCGGGGTCTTCGTCAACTCCGAGGTCGCCTACCGCGGGGTGACGGTGGGCCGGGTGTCGTCGATGACGCTGACCGGCCACGGCGTCGACGTGCACCTCGACCTCGACTCGGGCGGCCCGGACATCCCCGCCGGCCTGCACGCGCAGGTGGCGGACCGGTCGGCGGTGGGGGAGCAGTTCGTGGACCTGCTGCCGGACCACGACGCGGGCCCGTACCTGCACGACGGCTCGGTGATCACGCAGGACCGGACGTCGCTGCCCGCGTCGCCGGACTCCGTGCTGACCCACCTCGACAACCTGGTCGCCAGCGTGCACCCGGACTCGCTGAAGACGGTCGTGGACGAGACCTACGACGCGTTCGCGGGCACCGGGCCGCAGCTGCAGAAGCTGTTGGACAGCACGAGTTCGCTGACCGCGACGGCGGCCCAGTACATCCCGCAGACCCAGGGGCTGCTGGCGAACTCGCGGACGGTGTTCGCCACGCAGGAGCGGCAGGCGGCGAACATCACCTCGTTCGCGGGCGGGCTGAAGACGATCACGGCGCAGCTCAAGGCGTCGGACCCGGACCTGCGCAAGGTGATCGACGAGGCGCCGCAGCTGAGCCGGCAGATCAGCGACGTGCTCGCCACGTCGGGCACCGACCTCGGCGTGCTGTTCGCGAACACGCTGACCACCGCGCAGATCACCTCGGCCCGCACGGACGCGATCGAGGAGCTGCTCGTGGCGTACCCGGTGATCGGCGCGTTCTCGCCGACGACCTCGCCGGATGGCACCGGCCACCTCGGCGTGGTGTTCAACTTCTTCGACCCGGCTTCGTGCACGAAGGGCTACCAGGGCACGAAGGAGCGCCCTGCCAACGACACCAGCGAAGCGCCGGTGAACATGAACGCCTACTGCGCCGAGCCGCCGGGCAGCCCGACCGGCGTACGCGGCTCGCAGAACGCGCCGTACGCGGGCAAGCCGCCCGCCATCCCCGCGGCGCCCCAGGCGTCGGCGCAGACCCCGGCCCCGGACGCGAACCAGCTGCCCGGCCTGCTGAGCCTGCTGGGCAAGCCGGCGCAGGGCGGCCTCGGGGCGCTGCTGGGCGGCTCCTGATGGCGACCCGGCTGCTCGGGGTGGTCGCGGCGCTGGCCGTGCTCGCCGCCGCCTGGTTCGGCTGGTCCTGGTGGCAGGCCGCGCACGACGACTCGCTGGCCCGCGGCCGTGACCGCGACGCGGTGCTGGCCGCCGCGAGCACCGAGCTGGTCGCGTTGAACACCATCGACTACCGCACCGGCACGGCCGACGTCGACCGGTGGATCGACTCCGCCACCGGACAGTACGGCCACGACCTCTCCGGCGACCGGCAGCTGCAGATCGACCGCGCGACGAGCACCAAGACCGTGTCGACGGCGTCGCTCGTCCAGGCCGCCGTGACGGAGCTGGACCCGGCGGCGGGCACGGCGCGGCTGATCGCGGTCCTCGACGTCCGGGTCGGCACGGCCGGCGCCGCGCCCGTGCCGAAGCAGTCCCGGCTCACGGTGGACTTCGCGCGCGTCGGTGACACCTGGAAGGTCGGCGCGGTGCAGGCGGTGGGTTCGTGAAGGGCGGTGGGCTCGTGAAGGTGCGCTCGCGGCCGATCGTCGCGGCCGTCGCGGTGGTGGCGCTGGCGTGCGCGGTGTGGTTCGCCGTGCAGGCCTCGGCCTTGCAGCCGGAGGACAACGCGGCGCTGGTCGACCAGCCCGCCACGGCCGAGCTGTGCGACCAGGTGAGCGCGGGCGTGAAGGCCGTTTTCTCCTACGACTACGGCGATCTCGACCGGACTACCCGCGCCGCCGCCGGCGTGCTCACCGGCGCCGCCGTGGACCAGTACCGGACGCAGTTCGCCGCGGCGGGCAAGCGCGCCGCGGCCGCGAAACTGATCCGCACCACCACGATCCGCTCCATCGGCGTCCGCACTCTCCACGGCGACGACGCGTCGCTGCTGCTCTTCCTCGACCAGCAGACCATCACCCCGGGCGGCGGGGCGCCGCAGTCGGCGGTCGCGCAGCTCGGCGTCACCGCCCACCGCGCCGACGGGTTGTGGAAGATCACCGGCCTGGACGCGCTTTAGCCGGGTGAGTCTTGCCTGCTCAGCTGACGGGGCTGCGGCGTTCGAGGAAGACGGTGTCGTGCCAGCTGCCGTCGCGTTGGGCGATGCGTTCGCGGATGCCGACGGTGCGGTAGCCGGCGGCGTGGTGCAGGGCGAGGCTGGCGCGGTTCTCGGTGAAGACCGACGTCTGCAGGGTCCACAGGCCGGCGTCGTCGGCGGCCATGACCTGCTTGCGCAGCAAGGCATTCCCGACGCCGCGGCCACGCTGGTCTTCGGCGACGTAGACGGAGGTTTCGGCGACGCCGGCGTAACAGTCGCGTGTGGACACACGGCTGGACGCGGTCCAGCCGACCACTTCGCCGTCGCGTTCGGCGACCCAGCGGTGCCCGGGGAGCCATTTCGCGTCCAGACTCGCCCTGGTCGGGACAGTGGTTTCGAACGTCGCGACGCCGGTGGCGATGCCCTCGCTGTAGATGCGCCGCACCGTGGCCCAGTCGTCCGTCGCCAACGCCCGGACGGTGACGTCTTCGGGCACGTCGTCCGGGCAGCAGGGACGCGGGGCGAGCAGGCCCATCACGGCGTCGGCGGCGTGCGGCAGCCCAGCGCAGCAGGCCTCGTTGACGGTGACGACGGTGGCGGTGCCGACCTTCCGCAGGCGCACGAACCCGACGTCGGCGAGCTTGCGCACGTGGTGGGAGGTGGTGGACTGGCTCGTGCCGAGGATCTCGGTCAGCGCGCCGACGGTGATGCCCTGGGGGCTGGTCGCGACGGCGTGCAGCAGCCGGACCCGGACCGGCTCGGCGAGGCAGGCGAACCAGTCCGCGTACGTCGTGGCGTCCGCGGTGGGCAGGATCTGGGCCTGGGGCAACGCGATCGGCATGCCGCCCAGTATATCGATCCGAATCGATGGTTGTTTTCATCGATCCTGATCGATACTGTCACCTTCGATGGATCGATCCGGATCGATGGAAGGTGCCTGGGATGAGCGAGCTGCCTGTGGTGGTGGTCGGCGCGGGCCCGGTGGGTCTCGCCGCGGCTGCGCACCTGCTGGAGCGTGGTCTGGAACCGCTGGTGCTGGAACGCGGTGACCGGGCGGGGGCCGCGGTGGCGCAGTGGAATCACGTGCGGCTGTTCTCTTCCTGGTCGGAGCTGATCGACCCGGCGGCCGGGCGGCTGCTCGACCCGACGGGCTGGACCCGGCCCGACGGTGCCGGCTATCCGACTGGACGGGAGTGGGCGGAGTCGTACCTGCGGCCGCTCGCGGTGGCGCTGGGCGCGCGGGTCCGGTTCGGCGCCGAGGTGGTCGGGGTCGCGCGGCGTGGCCGGGACAGGGTGGTCGACAGCGGCCGCGACGACGAGCCGTTCTCGGTGCACATCCGGACCGCCGACGGTGCCGAGGAGCGGGTCCTGGCCCGGGCGGTGATCGACGCGTCCGGTACCTGGACCACGCCGAATCCGCTCGGTGGCGAGGGCCTGCCTGCGATCGGCGAACGTGGTGCCACGGAACGGATTTCGTATCGCGTACCGGATCTGGCCGACGCCGCGACCCGGGCCCGGTATGCGGGCAAGCACGTGGTCGTCGCGGGGAGTGGGCATTCGGCGTTGACCGCGCTGGTCGCGTTGTCCGGCCTGGCGGGGACGCGGATCAGCTGGGTGTTGCGCCGTGGCGGCGTCGGAAACACCTTTGGTGGCGGCGATGCCGACCAGTTGCCGGCCCGGGGTGCGCTGGGGTTGCGCGCGAAGGCGGCGGTGGAGGCCGGGCTGATCACCGTGGTGACCGGGTTCCGTGCCGAAGCCGTTGAGCGTGACGGCGACGGCCGGCTGACGCTGCTCTCCTCGGCCGGGCAGCGGCTGGACGGCGTCGACGACGTGGTTGTCCTGACCGGGTTCCGTCCCGAACTCGGGTGGCTTTCGGAGATCCGTCTCGAGCTGGACCCGACGTTGCAGGCGCCGGTGCGGCTGGCGCCGCTGGTCGACCCGAACGTCCACTCCTGCGGCACCGTCTACCCGCACGGCGCGAAGGAACTCGCCCACCCGGAGCAGAACTTCTTCCTGGCCGGGATGAAGAGCTACGGCCGGGCGCCGACCTTCCTCGCGCAGACCGGCTACGAGCAGGTCCGCAGCATCGCCGCCGCGCTGGCCGGGGACCACGAGGCCGCCGCCCGCGTCGAGCTGGCCATGGCCGAGACCGGGGTGTGCGGCGGCTCCGGCCTGTTCGATGAGCCAGGCCCGGAGGCCGGTGGGTGCTGCGGTGGTGAACCGGGCCGCCTGGCCGAGTCGTTCCCGGTCAGGACGGCACCGATGATCCTCGCGTCAGAGCCGAAGGGTGCCGCGGGCGGCAAGTGAGCCCTTCAACGCGCCGGTGGCGGTGGTGAGCGCCGTGGTCGCGGTGGTCCAGTCGATGTCGTCGTCCCAGGAGGCCATCACCGCGACGGCGAAGGTCCGGGACCCGGTCCGGACCAGGCCCGTGGTGTTGAGCACCCGCCGGCCCTCGGAGCTGCCCCAGCCCTGCTTCACCGCCCAGTCCACGCCGGGGAACGCGCGCGGGATCCCGAAGTGCTGGTCGAAACCGTCGGCGGCGTTACGCGGGGCGCTTTCCATCGCCTCGGTGACGAAGTCGTGTTGCTCCTCGGGCAGTCCCGCGGTGATGTGCCGGTAGACCGTGATGACGTCGCTGGGCGACATCTGGGTGGAGCCCCATTGGCCGGTGTCGGCCGGCGGCGAGGTGTGCGCGAGCCCCAGCTTCTTGGCCTGCCGCCGGACGATCGCCGGCCCGCCTTGCTGTTGCCACAGGCGGCTGGCGACGTGATCGTCGCTGGCCGCGAGCATGCGGCGGAGGTCCGCCCCTTCACTGCCCGAGGGCACCCCGGAGCTGTCCATCAGGTCGAGCGCGATGAGCAGCTTCACCACGGACGCGGTGGGCTGCGCCTGATCGGCCTTCCAGCTCACCGTTACCGCGCACGTGTCCAGATCGACGACCTCGAGCTCGAGGCGGGGGTCGTTCCCGTTGCTCAGCAACGCTTTCCTGGCATCGGCGATGGCACTCGCGTGCTTGTCCGCCGCCTCGGCCGGAGCCGAGCTGCACCCGGCGTGCCAGCGATCGCTGCCGGATTCGCCGCTGTTCAGGGCGATCGCGGCCAGCAGGCCGCCCACCACGATGAGCACGGCGATCCCCACGAGCACCTTCGTCTGTCCGAACTGCTTCAGCAACGGTCTACCTCCGTCGGAAACGCGAGTAGACAGAAGCTATTCAGAACGGGCATCGCGGGTATCGGCCGACGAGCCGGTGCATTCCGGCCACCCGGTGGGCAACCTCGCCGGACCGGGCGCTTTTATCGGCCGGATGGCCGATCCCCCGCGATCTCGGCCCGTGCTAATCCGAAATCGGCGGTGAGCAGGCCGGCCGAAGGCGCCACCATCATCCCGGTGTTTTGTCGACCCAGTGCTTGCGCAGCCACAGGCTCACGTAGACGAGCCCGACGAGCACCGGGACCTCGATCAGCGGGCCGACCACCCCGGCCAGTGCCTGGCCCGACGTCACCCCGAACACGCCGATCGCGACGGCGATCGCGAGCTCGAAGTTGTTGCCCGCGGCGGTGAACGCCAACGTCGTGGACCGCGGGTAGGACAACCCCGAAGCCCGGCCCAGCAGGTAGCCGCCGCCCCACATGATCGCGAAGTACGCCAGCAGCGGCAGCGCGATCCGGGCCACGTCCAGCGGCCGGGAAGTGATGGTGTCGCCCTGCAGTGCGAAGAGCATGACGATGGTGAACAGCAGCCCGTACAACGCGACCGGCCCTACTTTGGGCAGGTACTTGCTTTCGTACCACTGCCGTCCCTTGACACGTTCCCCGATCCGGCGCGACAGGTAACCGGCCGCGAGCGGGATCCCGAGGAAGATCACCACCGACAGCGCGATCTCCCAGGGCGAGAAGCTGACGCTGGCGGTGTCGAGGCCGAGCCACCCGGGCAGCAGGTCGAGATAGAACCAGCCGAGCACGCCGAACATGACCACCTGGAACACCGAGTTCAGCGCGACCAGCACGGCGGCGGCTTCGCGGTCACCGCGGGCGAGGTCGTTCCAGATGATCACCATCGCGATGCAGCGCGCCAGCCCGACGATGATCAGCCCGGTCCGGTACTCGGGCAGGTCCGGCAGCAGCAGCCACGCGAGCGCGAACATCAGCGCCGGGCCGAGGATCCAGTTCAGCACGAGCGAGAGCACCATGGTGCGCTTGTCGCGGGTGACGGTGCCGAGCTTGTCGTAGCGGACCTTCGCCAGCACCGGGTACATCATCAGCAGCAGCCCCAGTGCGATCGGCAGGGACACCTGGCCGATCTTCACCGCGTCCAGCCCGGTCTGCAGCCCGGGCACGACACTGCCCAGCAGCAGCCCGGCCGCCATCGCGACGATGATCCACACCGGCAGGAACCGGTCCAGGAACGAGAGTTCGCGCAGCACCTCGGCATCGGTCCGGGTCACGGGCGTTGCCTCCTGGCGAGGATCGGGATCATCGGGACGCGGCGGGGTCGAGCAGTTCGGCGAGCAGGCCCCGGACCCGGCGGTCGATCTCATCGCGGATCGGGCGCACGGCCTCGACGCCCTGCCCGGCGGGGTCGTCCAACGGCCAGTCCAGGTACCGCTTGCCGGGGAAGACCGGGCAGGCGTCGCCGCAGCCCATGGTGATCACGACGTCGGCGGCCTCGATGTCGCCGGTGGCGAGCTTGCTGGGGACCTCAGCGGTGATGTCCAGGCCCCATTCGGCGAGCGCCTGCGCGGCCGCCGGGTTGACCTGGTCCGCGGGCTCGGAGCCGGCGGAGCGCACGGCGACGCGGCCGAGGGCGTGGTGCTGCAGCAACGCGGCGGCCAGCTGCGAACGGCCGGCGTTGTGCACGCACACGAACAGCACCTCCGGAGTGCGGGTCACAGCAGAAGTCCTTTCACCAGAAGCGAAAACGCGGGGTACGGGAGTCAGTCGCGGAGTTCGCCGAGCAGCTGGATCGAACTCTGTCGATGCAAGTGAACGCTTTGGATCGATGTTTGTCAATCCAGCAGGTACTATCGTGAGCACGTACGCCGGGATCGACCGAGGAGGACGGATGACGACCGCGCACGGCCACACCCGCCGGGAGCCGATCGCGGTGACGCTGCTGCTCGCCGAACCCGCCGCGGTCGTCGCGGGGGATGCGGCCGAGTCGGCGGCGAAGCTGTTCAAGGCCCTGTCCGACCCGGTCCGGATCCGGCTCGTGTCGCTGATCCGCTGCTCGCCCGGTGGCGAGGCCTGCTTCTGCGACCTCGCCGAGGACTTCGCCATGCCCCAGCCCACGCTCAGCCACCACCTGCGGGTGCTCGTCACCGCCGGCATCCTCACCCGCGAGCGCCGCGGCACCTGGAGCTGGTACCGCCTCGTCCCCGAATCCCTCGGCGAACTCGAAACGCTGCTCCGCGCCGGCGGCCCGCTCGCCGACCGGCCCGCCCCGCTGACCGGCGCCGACCGCGACCGCGACAGCCGCCGCTGAACTCGCTTCCGGCCGGCACTCTTTCCGGCTGACACCGCGGCCCACAGTGCGGCCCGCGCTGCGGCCCGCGCTGCGGCCCGCGCTGCGGGGTGATACCACTGGTGGCGCATTCGCATCAGCTATCGAGTCAGAATCCTGAGGAACAGTATTTCATGCGGCAATTCCCCCTCGAAGAACTGGAGACTTCCCCGGGTTCGGTCGTCCAATGGCGGCCGCGGATTCGTCCGGACGCCGTTTCCGGCCGTTCGGGAGAACGGGCTTCGTTCAACCAGGCCAAGCACTATTCGAGCATTCGGGGATCGCGGCTGGCCGGCGACCCGCTGGCGTCCTGGCTGGCCGTGACCTTCGAGGTCGAAGGCGAGCCGGACCTCGCCGCGCTCGAGGCCGCGGTGCTGCTGCTGGTGCGGCGGCACGAGGTGCTGCGCTGCGAGTTCGAGCGGCTCGCCGGGGACCTCTCCTGCGCGGTCCACGGGGCCGACGACATCGAGCTTTCCCGGGTGGAGCGGGGGTTCTTCGCCTCGAGCACGGAGCTGCTGGGGTTCCTCGGGGACGAGTTCCGCCGGGGCATCGACACCCTGGCGTGGCCGCTGTGCATGGCGGGCGCCGTGGTGCGGCCGGGCGCCCCGGCCACGGTGTACCTGGCGTTCGACCACATCGTCTCGGACGGGATGTCGATGCTCTACGTCATCGACGAGGTCCAGCGCGCCTATCGCGCGTACTCCCGCGGCGAAGAACCCGATTTGGCCGAAGCCGGCGGTTATGTGGACTTCGCCCGGGATCAGCGTGACCGTTACCTGGAAATCGGTGCCGACGACCACCGGCTGGCGCATTGGCGGCGGTTCGCCGAGAACAACGGCGGGGTCTTCCCGCGATTCTCACCGGACCTCGGCGTCGAGCCGGGGCGCACCTATCCGGTGCTCAGCGAGGCGGGGCAGCTGCTCGACGCCGAGGAGACCGCCGCGTTCGAAGCCGCCTGCCGGGCCGAGGGCGGCCGGCTGTTCATGGGCCTGCTCGCGACCGTGGGCACAACGCTGCGCGAGGAGGGCGGCCGGGAGGTCTACCGCGGGCTGATGCCGGTGAGCGAGCGGGACCGGACGGGGCGGCAGAGCGCGATCGGCTGGTTCGTCAACACCCTGCCGATAGAGTTCCCGGTGTCCGCGGGCCTCGATTTCGGCGGGCTGGTCCGCGGCGTCCGCGATGCCTTCGAGGAGATGATGCGGCACGCCGAGGTGCCGTTCGTGCGGGTGTGGGAGCTGCTCGCGCCGGAGCATTTCGACCGGCATTCCTGGCCGTACCCGGTCAATTTCTTCTCCTACATCGACACCCGCAAATTCCCCGGCGCCGAGTCCCACCCGGGCTGGAAGCCGGCTTTGCACGTGTGGGCCTCGCGGTCCAACGGCGCGAATTCCTGGTTCGTGCGCGACGCGGCGGGCCTGCATTTCAACTCGCTCTACGCGAGCACCCCGCGGGCACGG
This genomic interval carries:
- a CDS encoding ArsR/SmtB family transcription factor produces the protein MTTAHGHTRREPIAVTLLLAEPAAVVAGDAAESAAKLFKALSDPVRIRLVSLIRCSPGGEACFCDLAEDFAMPQPTLSHHLRVLVTAGILTRERRGTWSWYRLVPESLGELETLLRAGGPLADRPAPLTGADRDRDSRR
- a CDS encoding condensation domain-containing protein translates to MRQFPLEELETSPGSVVQWRPRIRPDAVSGRSGERASFNQAKHYSSIRGSRLAGDPLASWLAVTFEVEGEPDLAALEAAVLLLVRRHEVLRCEFERLAGDLSCAVHGADDIELSRVERGFFASSTELLGFLGDEFRRGIDTLAWPLCMAGAVVRPGAPATVYLAFDHIVSDGMSMLYVIDEVQRAYRAYSRGEEPDLAEAGGYVDFARDQRDRYLEIGADDHRLAHWRRFAENNGGVFPRFSPDLGVEPGRTYPVLSEAGQLLDAEETAAFEAACRAEGGRLFMGLLATVGTTLREEGGREVYRGLMPVSERDRTGRQSAIGWFVNTLPIEFPVSAGLDFGGLVRGVRDAFEEMMRHAEVPFVRVWELLAPEHFDRHSWPYPVNFFSYIDTRKFPGAESHPGWKPALHVWASRSNGANSWFVRDAAGLHFNSLYASTPRARAVMAGIHETLRRTLREMAAAGLVSAR